The Thiohalophilus sp. genome has a window encoding:
- the glyS gene encoding glycine--tRNA ligase subunit beta: MSPSITKTSDFRKEGHRDLLVEIGTEELPPKALLALSAAFEEWVRYGLQESRLGNPEIQQYASPRRLALLVKGLPESTPDRTIERTGPPATTAFDEEGALTKAGEGFARKWGASAEDLQTNDEGKVVVQHYEAGLSAESLIPDIVRNALDKLPIPKRMRWGDLDAWFVRPVHWVVLLFGDEVIEAEILSVTSGRETRGHRFHHPDTIYIPAPAEYEVLLENEGKVIADFERRRTAVRAQIEQAASQHKAHAVIDEALLDEVTAMVEWPVAITGRFDERFLDVPQEALISTMKTNQKYFHLVDDNGQLLPLFITISNIESKQPEQVQKGNERVIRPRFADAEFFWQQDRQTSLAQRLDSLKSVVFQQKLGTLYDKTRRVEKLAGVIAEQLGGDKQLAIRAAQLCKCDLMTEMVGEFPELQGIMGRYYAGLDGEQPPIARALDDYYKPRFAGDDLPDDVISQSLALADRLDTLLGIFAIGQIPTGDKDPFALRRAALGVLRILIEQQLDLDLQALLEQSAAGFDPSLKADEAVEAVIGFILERLKAYYRDQGIRADVLDAVTANRPTRPLDIEQRLKAVDHFRQLEAADSLSAANKRIGNILKKVEGSLPQNIDASLLQDPAEQTLHDRLTGLQQQVNEQVQQANYQQALSQLADLREPVDQFFDDVMVMAEDDKLRNNRVALLNNLHQLFMQIADISRLQG; this comes from the coding sequence ATGAGTCCCTCTATCACCAAAACCAGCGATTTTCGAAAAGAGGGACACCGGGATCTGCTTGTCGAGATCGGCACCGAGGAGTTGCCGCCCAAAGCACTGCTGGCCCTTTCCGCTGCCTTTGAAGAGTGGGTGCGTTACGGGCTTCAGGAAAGTCGCCTGGGCAACCCCGAGATTCAACAGTATGCCAGCCCGAGAAGACTGGCATTACTTGTTAAAGGTCTCCCTGAATCCACGCCGGACCGCACCATCGAACGAACCGGCCCGCCTGCCACTACCGCCTTCGACGAAGAAGGCGCCCTGACAAAAGCCGGCGAAGGCTTTGCTCGCAAATGGGGCGCCAGCGCAGAAGATCTACAGACCAATGACGAAGGCAAGGTTGTTGTTCAACACTATGAAGCCGGTCTGTCAGCTGAATCACTTATTCCCGATATCGTGCGCAACGCACTGGATAAACTGCCCATTCCCAAGCGCATGCGCTGGGGCGATCTGGATGCCTGGTTCGTGCGCCCGGTGCACTGGGTCGTGTTGCTGTTCGGCGACGAGGTGATCGAGGCGGAGATTCTGAGCGTGACCAGCGGACGCGAAACCCGGGGTCACCGTTTTCATCATCCCGATACCATTTATATACCCGCCCCGGCGGAATACGAAGTGCTGCTGGAAAACGAAGGCAAGGTGATTGCGGATTTTGAACGCCGCCGCACCGCCGTGCGCGCCCAGATCGAACAGGCCGCCAGTCAGCACAAGGCCCATGCCGTGATCGATGAAGCGTTGCTCGATGAGGTCACCGCCATGGTCGAATGGCCGGTGGCGATCACCGGCCGTTTCGATGAACGTTTTCTGGATGTCCCCCAGGAGGCGCTGATCTCCACCATGAAAACCAACCAGAAGTATTTCCATCTGGTGGATGACAACGGTCAGCTGCTGCCGCTGTTTATTACTATCAGCAATATCGAAAGCAAACAGCCCGAACAGGTGCAAAAAGGCAATGAACGGGTCATCCGCCCGCGCTTTGCCGATGCCGAGTTTTTCTGGCAACAGGATCGCCAGACGTCGCTGGCACAACGCCTCGATTCACTCAAGAGTGTGGTCTTCCAGCAAAAACTGGGCACGCTGTACGACAAGACCCGGCGGGTGGAAAAGCTGGCCGGCGTCATTGCCGAACAACTGGGTGGCGACAAACAACTGGCCATCCGCGCCGCGCAGCTGTGCAAATGTGATCTGATGACCGAGATGGTCGGCGAGTTCCCCGAACTGCAGGGCATCATGGGCCGTTATTACGCCGGGCTCGATGGCGAACAGCCGCCGATCGCCCGGGCGCTGGATGATTATTACAAACCGCGCTTCGCCGGCGACGATCTGCCTGATGACGTCATCAGTCAATCGCTGGCACTGGCCGATCGGCTCGACACCCTGCTCGGCATTTTCGCCATCGGCCAGATCCCCACCGGCGACAAGGATCCTTTCGCCCTGCGCCGCGCCGCGCTCGGGGTCTTGCGCATTCTGATCGAACAGCAGCTCGATCTCGATCTGCAGGCGTTGCTGGAACAGTCCGCCGCGGGCTTCGACCCATCCCTCAAGGCAGATGAAGCTGTGGAAGCGGTGATCGGTTTTATTCTCGAACGCCTCAAGGCCTATTACCGCGATCAGGGCATTCGCGCGGATGTGCTCGATGCGGTGACCGCTAACCGCCCGACCCGGCCGCTGGATATCGAACAACGGCTCAAGGCAGTGGATCACTTCCGTCAGCTGGAGGCCGCCGACAGCCTGTCCGCCGCCAACAAACGCATCGGCAACATTCTCAAGAAAGTCGAAGGCAGCTTGCCGCAGAACATCGATGCCAGCCTGTTACAGGATCCCGCCGAACAAACCCTGCATGATCGCCTGACCGGCCTGCAGCAACAGGTCAACGAGCAGGTTCAGCAGGCCAACTATCAGCAAGCCCTGAGTCAGCTGGCCGACCTGCGCGAACCGGTGGATCAATTCTTCGACGATGTGATGGTGATGGCCGAGGACGACAAACTGCGCAATAACCGTGTTGCCCTGCTGAACAACCTGCATCAACTGTTTATGCAAATCGCGGACATTTCCCGTCTGCAAGGATAA
- the glyQ gene encoding glycine--tRNA ligase subunit alpha has translation MSKSRHPAAARTFQGLIFALQQYWAEQGCIVLQPYDMEVGAGTFHTATFIRAIGPEPWAAAYVQPSRRPTDGRYGENPNRLQHYYQFQVVIKPSPLDIQELYLGSLQMLGLDPLVHDIRFVEDNWESPTLGAWGLGWEVWLNGMEVSQFTYFQQVGGLDCKPVTGEITYGLERIAMYLQGVESVFDLVWTDGPRGKVTYGDVFHQNEVEQSTYNFEHADVEDLFHQFDQAEKMSQQLIAAQLPLPAYEQVLKASHSFNLLDARHAISVTERQRYILRVRNLSRAVAEAYYAAREALGFPMCQEGVK, from the coding sequence TTGAGCAAATCCCGCCATCCCGCCGCCGCCCGTACCTTCCAGGGGCTGATCTTCGCCCTGCAACAGTACTGGGCCGAACAGGGCTGCATCGTCCTGCAACCCTACGACATGGAAGTGGGAGCCGGCACCTTTCATACCGCCACCTTCATTCGCGCCATCGGCCCCGAGCCCTGGGCCGCCGCCTATGTGCAGCCCTCGCGCCGGCCCACCGACGGCCGTTATGGCGAGAATCCCAATCGCCTGCAGCATTACTACCAGTTCCAGGTAGTGATCAAACCCTCGCCGCTGGATATCCAGGAGCTGTATCTGGGCTCGCTGCAAATGCTCGGTCTCGATCCGCTGGTGCACGATATCCGCTTCGTGGAAGACAACTGGGAATCGCCCACGCTTGGCGCCTGGGGTCTGGGCTGGGAAGTCTGGCTCAACGGCATGGAAGTCAGCCAGTTCACCTATTTCCAGCAGGTCGGCGGGCTGGACTGCAAGCCGGTCACCGGCGAGATCACCTACGGACTGGAGCGCATCGCCATGTACCTGCAGGGGGTGGAGAGCGTGTTCGATCTGGTCTGGACCGACGGCCCGCGCGGCAAGGTCACCTACGGCGATGTGTTTCATCAAAACGAAGTCGAACAGTCCACCTACAACTTCGAACACGCCGACGTGGAGGATCTGTTCCACCAGTTCGACCAGGCCGAGAAGATGAGCCAGCAGTTGATCGCGGCGCAACTGCCGCTGCCCGCTTACGAACAGGTGCTCAAGGCCTCGCACAGTTTCAACCTGCTCGATGCGCGCCATGCCATTTCGGTCACCGAACGCCAGCGTTATATCCTGCGGGTGCGCAACCTCTCCCGCGCCGTGGCCGAGGCCTATTATGCCGCTCGTGAGGCCCTGGGCTTCCCGATGTGCCAGGAGGGCGTCAAATGA
- a CDS encoding sulfurtransferase TusA family protein, with protein MSTHQLDARRLLCPMPVIRVQDAIAVLAPGEVLEVTCTDPGALNDVPAWCRINGHQVLETTQQDEEIVIRIEVGDGND; from the coding sequence GTGAGTACTCACCAACTGGATGCCCGGCGTCTGCTCTGTCCCATGCCGGTGATCCGGGTGCAGGATGCGATTGCCGTGCTGGCCCCCGGCGAGGTGCTGGAGGTGACCTGCACCGATCCGGGCGCGCTGAACGATGTCCCCGCCTGGTGCCGGATCAACGGTCATCAGGTGCTGGAAACCACGCAACAGGATGAAGAGATCGTGATCCGCATCGAGGTTGGCGATGGCAACGACTGA
- a CDS encoding cation diffusion facilitator family transporter, translating to MATTEQDQAPVITRAERDDRTRQITRVTLVGALVDLILGVLKVVVGWLAQSQALIADGVHSFSDLATDVVVIYAARHSSREADAEHPYGHGRFETLATVGLGVALMAVAVGISIDAVIRLFNPDKLLHPSFWALVVAGVSILGKEAIYHYSMVIARKYKSHMLKANAWHSRSDAISSLIVLLGVAGSMAGLEYLDAIAAIGVAYMIARIGWDLSAHSVKELVDTALEPERQALIREAILEVDGVQALHILRTRRSGSEALVDVHIQVDPYLSVSEAHYVSERVRKKVITDVEEVNDVTVHIDPENDEKVPLNLKLPTRSDVLARLEKAWSEIEESRRIAHTTLHYLEGGIQVELILPIDLALERDQNQREALRQRFARAAREVDGVQSVRLLYR from the coding sequence ATGGCAACGACTGAACAGGATCAGGCCCCCGTGATTACCCGCGCCGAGCGGGATGATCGCACCCGCCAGATTACCCGGGTCACCCTGGTCGGTGCTCTGGTGGATCTGATTCTCGGTGTGCTCAAGGTCGTGGTCGGCTGGCTGGCCCAGTCCCAGGCGCTGATCGCCGACGGGGTTCATTCCTTCTCGGATCTGGCGACCGATGTGGTGGTGATTTATGCCGCCCGCCACTCCAGCCGCGAAGCCGATGCCGAGCACCCCTATGGCCATGGCCGCTTCGAAACCCTGGCGACGGTGGGGCTGGGTGTCGCCCTGATGGCTGTGGCCGTCGGTATCAGTATTGATGCCGTAATTCGGCTGTTCAATCCGGACAAGCTGCTGCACCCGAGTTTCTGGGCGCTGGTCGTGGCGGGCGTGTCGATCCTGGGCAAGGAGGCGATCTACCACTACAGCATGGTGATCGCCCGCAAATACAAATCCCATATGCTCAAGGCCAACGCCTGGCACAGCCGCTCCGATGCCATCTCCTCGCTGATCGTCTTGCTCGGGGTCGCCGGCAGCATGGCGGGGCTGGAATACCTGGATGCGATCGCCGCCATCGGCGTCGCCTACATGATTGCCAGGATCGGCTGGGATCTCTCCGCCCACAGCGTCAAGGAACTGGTGGATACGGCCCTGGAGCCGGAGCGCCAGGCGCTGATCCGGGAAGCGATTCTCGAGGTCGACGGCGTGCAGGCGTTACATATTCTGCGCACCCGCCGCAGTGGATCCGAGGCCCTGGTGGATGTGCATATCCAGGTCGATCCCTATTTGAGCGTGTCCGAGGCCCATTACGTCAGCGAACGGGTGCGCAAGAAGGTGATCACGGACGTGGAAGAGGTTAACGACGTTACGGTGCACATCGATCCCGAAAACGATGAGAAAGTGCCGCTGAATCTGAAACTGCCCACCCGCAGCGATGTGCTCGCCCGGCTGGAAAAGGCCTGGAGCGAGATTGAAGAATCCCGGCGGATTGCCCACACTACCCTGCACTATCTGGAGGGCGGTATCCAGGTGGAGCTGATCCTGCCGATCGACCTGGCCCTGGAACGGGACCAGAATCAGCGCGAAGCCCTGCGCCAGCGTTTTGCCCGCGCGGCCCGGGAGGTGGACGGGGTGCAATCGGTCCGGTTGCTGTACCGTTAA
- the glnA gene encoding glutamate--ammonia ligase: MSDKVMKMIKDNGVKFIDFRFTDTRGKEQHVSVPAHAEDEDLFTEGKMFDGSSISGWKGINESDMILMPDADSAFLDPFSEEPSLNLTCDILEPATGQGYERDPRSIAKRGEAYLQSTGIADTALFGPEPEFFVLDDVRWGTDMSGAFYKVDSEEAEWNSERVYTDGNIGHRPGMKGGYFPVPPVDSLNDLRAAMCLALEEVGVPVEVHHHEVATAGQCEIGTKFSTLVERADWNQRMKYVIHNVAHIYGKTATFMPKPLVGDNGSGMHVHQSLMKDGQNLFSGNEYGGLSETALYYIGGIIKHARALNAFTNASTNSYKRLVPGFEAPVMLAYSARNRSASIRIPYVANPKGRRIEVRFPDPTANPYLAFTAMMMAGLDGIQNKIHPGDAMDKDLYDLPAEEAASIPTVCHSFDQALDCLSEDRAFLTQGGVFTDDVIDAYIKLKMDEVTRFRMTTHPVEFDMYYSL, from the coding sequence ATGTCTGACAAAGTCATGAAGATGATTAAAGATAACGGCGTCAAATTTATTGATTTCCGTTTCACCGATACCCGCGGCAAGGAGCAGCACGTTTCCGTGCCGGCCCACGCCGAGGATGAAGACCTGTTTACCGAAGGCAAGATGTTCGATGGCTCGTCCATCTCCGGCTGGAAGGGCATCAACGAATCGGACATGATCCTGATGCCCGATGCCGACAGCGCCTTTCTGGATCCCTTCTCCGAAGAGCCAAGCCTGAACCTGACCTGTGACATCCTGGAGCCGGCCACCGGCCAGGGTTACGAGCGCGATCCCCGCTCCATCGCCAAGCGCGGTGAAGCCTATCTGCAGTCCACCGGCATTGCCGATACCGCCCTGTTCGGCCCGGAACCCGAGTTCTTCGTCCTGGACGACGTCCGCTGGGGCACGGATATGAGCGGCGCCTTCTACAAGGTGGATTCCGAAGAAGCCGAATGGAACTCCGAGCGGGTTTACACCGACGGCAACATCGGTCACCGCCCGGGCATGAAAGGCGGTTACTTTCCCGTGCCGCCGGTCGATTCCCTGAACGATCTGCGTGCCGCCATGTGCCTGGCACTCGAAGAGGTGGGCGTGCCGGTTGAAGTACACCATCACGAAGTCGCCACCGCCGGCCAGTGTGAAATCGGCACCAAGTTCAGCACCCTGGTGGAGCGGGCCGACTGGAACCAGCGTATGAAATACGTGATCCACAATGTCGCGCACATCTATGGCAAGACCGCCACCTTCATGCCCAAGCCGCTGGTTGGTGACAACGGCAGCGGTATGCACGTGCATCAGTCACTGATGAAAGACGGCCAGAACCTGTTTTCCGGTAACGAGTATGGCGGCCTGTCCGAAACCGCACTCTACTATATCGGCGGGATCATCAAGCATGCCCGCGCGCTGAACGCCTTCACCAACGCTTCGACCAACTCCTACAAGCGTCTGGTGCCGGGCTTCGAAGCGCCGGTCATGCTGGCCTATTCGGCCCGTAACCGCTCCGCGTCCATTCGTATCCCGTACGTGGCTAACCCGAAAGGTCGCCGCATCGAAGTGCGCTTCCCGGATCCGACCGCCAACCCGTACCTGGCCTTCACCGCCATGATGATGGCCGGTCTGGACGGTATCCAGAACAAGATCCACCCGGGCGACGCCATGGATAAGGACCTGTACGATCTGCCGGCCGAAGAAGCCGCCAGCATCCCGACCGTCTGCCACTCGTTCGATCAGGCGCTGGATTGTCTGAGCGAAGACCGGGCCTTCCTGACCCAGGGCGGTGTGTTCACCGATGATGTCATCGATGCCTACATCAAACTGAAAATGGATGAAGTGACCCGTTTCCGCATGACCACCCATCCGGTCGAGTTTGACATGTACTACAGCCTGTAA
- a CDS encoding DUF4124 domain-containing protein → MKNYCLIILLLFTLPAVAADKVYKKVNPDGSVEYSDQPFEGSEELELKDAPAIRFEKSPDINYQPPEREREAASSYEVTITSPRNDESIRANAGNVTLQGNVQPALRGGHQLRWRLDGEPLEQTGTTVTLTNVDRGTHTIKLEVVDNDGEVLAASSGITFHLLRRSITPSSSSSGSGPTPTNPPKVTIPGPTPTNPPKP, encoded by the coding sequence ATGAAAAATTACTGCCTGATTATTTTGCTGTTGTTCACCCTGCCGGCTGTGGCGGCTGACAAGGTGTACAAAAAGGTCAACCCGGACGGCTCGGTGGAGTACAGCGATCAGCCTTTTGAAGGCAGCGAGGAACTGGAGCTGAAAGACGCGCCCGCCATCCGGTTTGAAAAATCCCCCGATATCAATTACCAGCCGCCGGAGCGGGAACGGGAGGCGGCGTCGAGCTATGAGGTCACCATTACCTCGCCGCGTAATGATGAATCCATCCGCGCCAATGCCGGTAACGTGACGCTGCAGGGTAACGTTCAGCCGGCCCTGCGCGGTGGTCATCAGTTACGCTGGCGTCTGGACGGCGAGCCCCTGGAGCAAACCGGCACCACGGTGACTCTGACCAACGTCGATCGCGGCACCCATACAATTAAACTGGAAGTGGTGGATAATGACGGTGAGGTGCTGGCCGCAAGTTCCGGCATCACCTTCCACCTGCTGCGTCGCAGTATTACGCCATCGAGCTCGTCCTCGGGTTCAGGGCCGACGCCCACCAATCCGCCGAAAGTTACGATTCCCGGACCAACACCGACCAATCCGCCCAAACCGTGA
- the glnL gene encoding nitrogen regulation protein NR(II) translates to MTPSPDLQQRVLEAMTSGLMLFDQDLCLRYVNAATEMLFGSSGPHLIGHRFEELFETPDNVADELRDALASGHPFTRHEVSLKLIHGREVVVDLTALPLVEREQAPELLVEVSQMDRLLRIARDESRAAQQQTTQQMLRGLAHEIKNPLGGLRGAAQLLARELPTDELKEYTGVIISEADRLQKLVNRILGPNKLPKLEAVNIHEVLEHVRSLLLAEAPEGIRLRRDYDPSIPDLTADRDQIVQALLNIIRNAIEALQGEGDVTLRTRVVRKFTIGQKQHDLVAQIQIIDNGPGIPTEILERIFFPMVSSRAEGTGLGLAIAQSLIQQHNGIIECDSEPGRTVFSIYIPIELEA, encoded by the coding sequence ATGACCCCATCCCCCGATTTGCAACAACGTGTCCTCGAGGCCATGACCTCGGGGCTGATGCTGTTCGACCAGGATTTGTGCCTGCGCTATGTGAACGCCGCAACCGAGATGCTGTTTGGCAGCAGTGGCCCGCATTTAATCGGGCACCGCTTCGAGGAGCTGTTCGAAACCCCCGACAATGTCGCCGATGAACTGCGCGATGCCCTGGCCAGCGGCCATCCCTTTACCCGGCATGAGGTGAGCCTGAAGCTGATCCACGGTCGGGAGGTGGTGGTGGATCTGACCGCCCTGCCGCTGGTGGAGCGGGAACAGGCGCCGGAACTGCTGGTGGAAGTGAGCCAGATGGATCGGCTGTTGCGCATCGCCCGGGACGAAAGTCGCGCCGCCCAGCAGCAGACCACCCAGCAGATGCTGCGTGGTCTGGCCCATGAAATCAAAAACCCCCTGGGTGGCCTGCGCGGCGCGGCCCAGTTGCTGGCGCGCGAGCTGCCCACCGATGAGCTCAAGGAATACACCGGCGTCATCATCAGCGAGGCGGATCGCCTGCAGAAGCTGGTCAACCGGATCCTGGGGCCGAACAAACTGCCGAAACTGGAAGCGGTCAACATCCATGAAGTCCTCGAACATGTGCGTAGCCTGCTGCTGGCCGAAGCCCCCGAGGGGATCCGCTTGCGTCGGGATTATGATCCCAGTATTCCCGACCTGACCGCCGATCGGGATCAGATCGTCCAGGCCCTGCTCAATATCATTCGCAACGCCATCGAGGCGCTGCAGGGCGAAGGCGATGTCACCCTGCGGACCCGGGTGGTGCGTAAATTTACCATTGGTCAGAAACAGCATGATCTGGTCGCGCAAATCCAGATTATTGATAACGGCCCGGGCATCCCGACGGAGATTCTGGAGCGGATTTTCTTCCCCATGGTCTCCAGCCGGGCCGAAGGCACCGGTCTGGGGCTGGCTATCGCCCAGTCACTGATTCAGCAGCATAACGGCATCATCGAATGCGACAGTGAACCGGGCCGAACCGTCTTTTCCATCTATATACCGATCGAACTTGAGGCGTGA
- the ntrC gene encoding nitrogen regulation protein NR(I) yields the protein MSKETIWIVDDDRSIRWVLEKAFKNAEMEVRSFDEADSVLRALNRSEPDVIISDIRMPGMDGLELLGRIHDKYPGLPVIIITAHTDLESAVNAYQVGAFEYLPKPFDVDEAVDLARRAINHRRETDTGETPAGQIDAEIIGEAPSMQEVFRAIGRLARSNITVLINGESGTGKELVAQALHRHSPRAGQPFIALNMAAIPRDLLESELFGHEKGAFTGANTARQGRFEQADGGTLFLDEIGDMPSELQTRLLRVLADGEFYRVGGHSAVKVDVRIIAATHQNLEKLVEQGRFREDLFHRLNVIRIHIPSLRERREDIPLLAQHFLNRAAKELNVDAKSLDREVMEYLSRQDWPGNVRQLENTCRWLTVMSPGQVVHIDDLPPEMLHGKDETRFDGDWSELLRHWAEQELSRGHTAILDQAMPQFERVMIETALKKTGGRRQDAAKLLGWGRNTLTRKIKELNL from the coding sequence ATGAGCAAGGAAACCATCTGGATCGTCGACGACGACCGCTCAATCCGCTGGGTGCTGGAGAAGGCCTTTAAAAATGCCGAGATGGAGGTGCGCAGTTTCGACGAGGCCGACAGCGTATTGCGCGCGCTCAATCGCAGCGAGCCGGATGTGATCATCAGTGATATCCGCATGCCGGGCATGGACGGTCTGGAGCTGCTGGGCCGGATTCATGACAAATACCCCGGGTTGCCGGTAATCATTATTACCGCGCATACCGATCTCGAAAGCGCGGTCAACGCTTATCAGGTGGGTGCGTTCGAGTATCTGCCCAAACCCTTCGATGTGGACGAGGCGGTGGATCTGGCGCGCCGCGCCATCAATCATCGACGCGAAACCGATACCGGGGAAACCCCGGCGGGCCAGATCGACGCCGAGATCATCGGTGAAGCGCCCTCCATGCAGGAAGTCTTTCGGGCCATTGGTCGTCTGGCGCGATCCAATATCACTGTGTTGATCAACGGCGAATCGGGGACCGGCAAGGAGCTGGTGGCGCAGGCACTGCATCGCCACAGCCCGCGCGCCGGACAGCCGTTCATTGCCCTGAACATGGCAGCGATCCCGCGGGATCTGCTCGAGTCCGAATTATTCGGTCATGAAAAAGGGGCCTTCACCGGTGCCAACACGGCCCGTCAGGGCCGTTTCGAACAGGCCGACGGCGGCACGCTGTTTCTGGATGAGATCGGCGACATGCCCTCGGAACTGCAGACGCGACTGTTGCGGGTACTGGCCGACGGCGAATTCTACCGGGTGGGTGGCCACAGCGCGGTCAAGGTGGATGTGCGTATCATTGCTGCGACCCACCAGAACCTGGAAAAGCTGGTGGAACAGGGGCGCTTTCGCGAGGATCTGTTTCATCGCCTCAATGTGATTCGCATTCACATCCCCTCGTTGCGCGAGCGACGGGAAGATATTCCGCTGCTGGCACAACATTTTCTAAATAGAGCCGCGAAAGAACTCAACGTCGATGCCAAAAGCCTGGACCGCGAAGTGATGGAGTATCTGTCACGGCAAGACTGGCCCGGTAACGTGCGCCAGCTGGAGAACACCTGCCGCTGGCTGACAGTCATGTCCCCTGGCCAGGTCGTGCACATCGACGACCTGCCCCCCGAGATGCTGCACGGCAAGGACGAAACCCGTTTCGACGGCGACTGGAGCGAACTGCTGCGTCACTGGGCCGAGCAGGAACTCTCCCGGGGTCATACCGCCATCCTCGATCAGGCCATGCCGCAATTTGAACGGGTGATGATCGAAACCGCCCTGAAAAAAACCGGCGGCCGACGCCAGGACGCCGCCAAACTGCTCGGCTGGGGCCGCAACACCCTCACCCGCAAGATCAAGGAACTGAATTTATAA
- a CDS encoding REP-associated tyrosine transposase encodes MSDYQRVYVRGGIYFFTVVTANRCPIFNSSSSVDILRNGFRYVKERRPFEMDAIVILPEHLHCIWRMPEDDADFSNRWKMLKGYVTRHLSWVSGNIWQPRFWEHLIRDEEDWRRHIDYIHYNPIRHGLVNDPVVWPFSSYQKYLEIGYYSSGWGKNEPKNIGGMDLE; translated from the coding sequence ATGTCCGACTATCAACGCGTTTATGTTCGGGGCGGTATATATTTCTTCACCGTGGTAACCGCAAACCGATGCCCGATTTTCAATTCTTCATCATCGGTAGATATATTGCGTAACGGTTTTCGTTATGTAAAAGAGCGTCGTCCATTTGAAATGGATGCCATCGTGATATTACCCGAACACCTCCACTGTATATGGCGAATGCCCGAGGATGATGCGGATTTTTCTAATCGGTGGAAAATGCTAAAAGGTTATGTAACTCGTCACCTGTCATGGGTGTCGGGAAACATCTGGCAACCCAGATTCTGGGAGCATCTCATTCGGGACGAGGAAGACTGGCGTCGCCATATAGATTATATCCATTACAATCCGATAAGACACGGTTTGGTCAATGATCCCGTCGTCTGGCCTTTCAGTTCTTATCAGAAATATCTGGAGATTGGATACTATTCGTCAGGATGGGGTAAGAACGAACCAAAGAATATTGGTGGGATGGATCTCGAATAG